A window of the Dictyostelium discoideum AX4 chromosome 4 chromosome, whole genome shotgun sequence genome harbors these coding sequences:
- a CDS encoding phosphoglycerate/bisphosphoglycerate mutase family protein, with protein MKEIYIIRHGESTFNKNYNEFEDPYLFDARLTELGKEQANQLSENVNSLLNNIELVITSPLTRALDTTKIALLQLIKDKSIKCLVSSIHRELLTTSDDNGRVKSIIENEYPEFDFSLINDQRWWIPEMEELIELKTNFSIDTDQYFKKIPFRESESSLLKRVEQFKQFLLTRPESSIAIVGHADFFYYFTQPHDLPLNNCQVIKLNLSLSDSKILNPIYLTN; from the coding sequence atgaaagaaatatatattattagaCATGGTGAAtcaacatttaataaaaattataatgaatttgaagatCCATATTTATTTGATGCAAGATTAACAGAACTTGGAAAGGAACAAGCAAATCAATTATCAGAAAATGttaatagtttattaaataatattgaattagTGATTACATCACCATTAACAAGAGCATTAGATACAACTAAAATTgcattattacaattaattaaagataaatcaatcaaatgTTTAGTATCATCAATTCATAGAGAATTATTAACAACAagtgatgataatggtagagttaaatcaattattgagAATGAATATCcagaatttgatttttcattaattaacgATCAAAGATGGTGGATACCAGAAATGgaagaattaattgaattaaaaacaaatttttcaattgatacaGATCAATACTTTAAGAAAATTCCATTTAGAGAATCTGAATCATCACTTTTAAAACGTGTTGAACAATTTAAACAATTCTTATTAACTAGACCTGAATCAAGTATTGCTATAGTTGGTCATGCagatttcttttattattttactcAACCTCATGATTtaccattaaataattgtcaagtaattaaattaaatttatctttatcagattcaaaaattttaaatccaatttatttaacaaattaa
- the pks25 gene encoding beta-ketoacyl synthase family protein, with protein MDNSYLNNPQFDINNGNKEVTDDDNNKNNQDNLVAIVGVGFRLPSGENERNNTPQALWNNLINGFDGVVKTSERFNDNFFKNHEIANNYSGLLPLDEVKSFDPLFFGITPNEAQTIDPHQRLLLKCTWEALEDSLIDPISIKGTDTSVFIGSSTNDYLTLNRNEVKSNVFGSMAHSIANRVSYCYDLHGNSITLDTACSSSLNAIALGYDSIKNKKSKMSIVGGVNILLDPYPYKAFSILNMLSKSNGRCKSFDASADGFVRGECIGVVILKNLKDAIKDGNRIYCTINGASANVDGIGYSDKSNFYSPSSISQSENLKNAIQSTNGTVKPSDIDYVEAHGTGTPNGDPVETEGISKVFKDTRSTDTPLLIGSFKSNIGHCEAASGIASLIKCCLMYKNKCFAPNIHFKTPNPAIKFKEWNLKVVTEPIPFNENKNTSMIINNFGVTGSNCCLVLSQFNNTNKQKQQMKTKINNYLIPFSANSVESLKKYQSLIINSKENELKYSFEEFVKNQVFIKPTSLYQRSVIVAKDWNDFNNVENQVKYQTSSSTSSNITITNKNNNPITVFVFCGQGSQYNTMALELYKNEKVFRNSMDMLDNKMKNYFGYSILEKLRAIQDSDKRSVHEQTMAQPSTVIIQVSLYELYKHWGIKASFMLGHSLGEVTTAYCSGMIDIDQLCYLIYHRSTLQIRTNGLGKMLSINISSDEYKTNYMSRYPTIEIACYNSPSSIVIAGNEQILNEISKELKEKEIFSAMLGSLSSFHTSSQNIIKDDILNLNIQSSQPVIPTFSTVTSNLFNESTIFDSEYFFDNISKPVSFTQTISNLYKHIEDNQIGSNIVFIEIAPHPTLSFYLKQMIPKQSQYFRNGESISVYSTLHKKKNDVEEFQKSISQLFCDDAYDINFKCQFNNINSNIEAISNFNLPLYQWDDQHYWLNKSIEHKNNLIGPPISILGNSMQDSNPFIKSYQTIIDTGKDAFKYLKGHNVSDKCYFPGAGYIDNLLKLYPNQDLTINSIEFKTPLILSDDNGQFLQTNVYQTGKSDYRAQFHFKDNRTNVWVQTCTANFQLYNNGKVDKLNLEEIKSTKCNLSSIPWDKFYPHIKNRTGLNYKDKFQNTIECYLGDNCSLTEISLELPENFHDQESFFNTPILDICFHGSIVLIKDNCKLVLDKIDGFKLYTSNIPKNRFDHLSIFVYTTMKSTKSNSYNSTYTVMLEDGTVILEVENLICTSLTPVKDPLLIEIPTDMYYTPYLQSKDSQIQSPLEFKSIYQNNQDNDSLLIPNVVLETIKPLINEQMEFRILEFGGNNLSNSTLLLNSINSLLEENPHYEIDIEYTWSDNNSSILKDAKLELSKVDKGYLSILYRSLGLDVDNSLLEKQKLNPSYYDLIIVSNISNLTKDIKYSLNQIYQILTPNGNLIINEQQPNNENNENNEDSLKNLLVNCNFNSDIMMKSSSVSDSDIKSIIIQAQKPSLKLQPKTINTFDQVILYCNQDEQFQQQQQLINKFESHYNNNCKIIKVSTIEEFYKLSTTITNNSIIYFIKSIEQLTLENFKSITFEYVQINQKLYEFKSKCTHVLITYDSQSSNYLSSSILGAARYFDEIPTLQLFTFDFDKDSLINLDISVIDHLIDPKQNTLIEFFIKKNGKVYFERFKKGLKKNSFKSESYHQITNEQEILISKLDENLDYQLKSKDSILKPYDIEVEIKATGLNYKDYLVYSGLIKLKGDSVDFGLDFSGRVSRVGIKSSKEFKVGDEVYGIGQSTSSSHIIIDSMHACHKPSKITHVQAASIPAVYATSIHSLYNIGNLREGESILIHSGSGGVGLSALEILKSNNHSSPIFVTVGSEEKKQYLINTYGNLITGIYSTRDTNYQKQIKNKLIELGYETHGVDLIINTLSSEFMDSNFKCLNPEGRIVDLTITHLNPNEFIDNNKFKYNFGYHNIELYYCEKPTIKKLLQSISKSIENNTLNYLIPITEFSNSNIKKAIEYINERKHVGKIVISHDTDITNKLIENQPKIDYSLLKSNYKIKNLGKNVLVTGQTGLILDIINWIMKYNSTVENIIILSKSSMKWEMEFLINNNKTKIKFYYKRCDIGGDSDSINKTFDKLFTENPTITNIDSIFHFAVVQITRKVKDIDMKSLNISHDAKTIGAINLHNQSIKRDWKLSNFILASSILSKVGSLDQCGYVSACCVLDSFSKYRLSIGLPALSINIGAMGGSGMVARSELVETVLNGQGYNLTSTNQLLGTIDLLIQNPGQESNNLMVGNFNFPVFNNFKQKIHQKFDFIFNALDSNSENGDGSNIKNSTNIKDKFLNKVSEFLSIDSSKINNDIKLMNYGADSLITVQLKNWVDKEWSPNLITIHQIQSNSIGMVCQIINDNFEKKK; from the exons atggataatagttatttaaataatccccaatttgatattaataatggtaataaagaAGTTacagatgatgataataataaaaataatcaagataATTTAGTAGcaattgttggtgttggttttAGATTACCAAGTGGTGAAAATGAAAGAAATAATACACCTCAAGCATTAtggaataatttaataaatggtTTCGATGGTGTAGTGAAAACATCGGAAAGATTCAATGAtaactttttcaaaaatcATGAAATAGCAAATAACTATTCAGGACTATTACCATTGGATGAagttaaatcatttgatcCACTCTTTTTTGGTATTACTCCTAATGAAGCACAAACTATAGATCCTCAtcaaagattattattaaaatgtacATGGGAAGCATTAGAagattcattaattgatCCAATATCAATCAAAGGTACTGATACTTCTGTTTTCATTGGCTCTTCAACAAATGATTATCTTACATTAAATAGAAATGAAGTAAAATCAAATGTGTTTGGTAGTATGGCTCATTCAATTGCAAATAGAGTATCCTATTGTTATGATCTTCATGGTAATTCAATAACTCTAGATACTGCATGttcatcatctttaaatGCAATCGCATTAGGATatgattcaatcaaaaataaaaaatcaaaaatgtcaattgttggtggtgttaaTATATTACTTG accCATATCCATATAAGGCATTCTCAATTTTGAATATGTTAAGTAAATCAAATGGTAGATGTAAATCATTTGATGCATCAGCTGATGGATTTGTTAGAGGTGAATGTATTGGTGTtgttattttaaagaatttaaaagatgCAATTAAAGATGGTAATAGAATTTATTGTACAATAAATGGTGCAAGTGCAAATGTTGATGGTATTGGTTATTctgataaatcaaatttctattcaccatcatcaatttcacaatctgaaaatttaaaaaatgcaATTCAATCAACCAATGGAACTGTTAAACCATCTGATATAGATTATGTTGAAGCACATGGCACTGGTACACCAAATGGTGATCCTGTAGAAACCGAAGGTATatcaaaagtttttaaagatACTCGTTCAACTGATACtccattattaattggatcatttaaatcaaatattggTCATTGTGAAGCTGCTTCTGGTATTGCTTCATTAATCAAATGTTGTTTaatgtataaaaataaatgttttgcaccaaatattcattttaaaacaccaaatccagcaattaaatttaaagaatggaATTTAAAAGTTGTAACTGAACCAATTccatttaatgaaaataaaaatacttcAATGATTATTAATAACTTTGGTGTTACTGGTTCAAATTGTTGTTTAGTATTAtctcaatttaataatacaaataaacaaaaacaacaaatgaaaacaaaaataaataattatttaattccatTTTCAGCAAATTCAgttgaatcattaaaaaaatatcaatcattaattataaatagtaaagaaaatgaattaaaatatagTTTTGAAGAATTTGTTAAAAACCAAGTATTTATTAAACCAACATCACTTTATCAAAGATCTGTAATTGTTGCAAAAGATTggaatgattttaataatgttgaaaATCAAGTTAAATATCAAACTTCAAGTAGTACTTCTtcaaatattacaattacaaataaaaataataatccaataactgtatttgtattttgtgGTCAAGGATCACAATATAATACAATGGCATtagaattatataaaaatgaaaaagtatTTAGAAATTCGATGGATATGCtagataataaaatgaaaaattattttggatATTCAATTTTAGAGAAATTAAGAGCAATTCAAGATAGTGATAAACGTTCAGTTCATGAACAAACAATGGCACAACCATCAACTGTAATTATTCAAGTATCATTATATGAACTTTATAAACATTGGGGTATAAAAGCATCATTTATGTTGGGTCATAGTCTTGGTGAAGTAACAACTGCTTATTGTTCAGGTATGATTGATATTGACCAATTatgttatttaatttatcatagATCAACATTACAAATAAGAACAAATGGGTTAGGTAAAATGTTATCAATTAACATTAGTTCAGATGAATATAAAACTAACTATATGTCACGTTATCCAACCATTGAAATTGCATGTTATaattcaccatcatcaattgtAATCGCAGGTAAtgaacaaattttaaatgaaatttcaaaagaattaaaagaaaaagaaattttctCAGCAATGTTAGGAAGTTTATCAAGTTTTCATACAAGTAgtcaaaatataattaaagatgatattttaaatttaaatatccaATCAAGTCAACCTGTTATTCCAACATTTTCAACAGTtacatcaaatttatttaatgaatcaaCTATTTTTGATTCTGAATATTTCtttgataatatttcaaaaccaGTTTCATTCACtcaaacaatttcaaatttatataaacatATTGAAGATAATCAAATCGGTTCAAATATTGTATTCATTGAAATTGCACCACATCCaacattatcattttatttaaaacaaatgatTCCAAAACAATCACAATACTTTAGAAATGGTGAATCAATATCAGTTTATTCAACACTTCATAAGAAAAAGAATGATGTTgaagaatttcaaaaatcaatttcacaATTATTTTGTGATGATGCttatgatattaattttaaatgtcaatttaataatataaatagcaATATTGAGGCTattagtaattttaatttaccattatATCAATGGGATGATCAACATTATTggttaaataaatcaattgaacataaaaataatttaattggaccaccaatttcaattctCGGTAATTCAATGCAAGATTCAAAtccatttattaaatcatatCAAACAATAATTGATACTGGAAAAGATGcattcaaatatttaaaaggtCATAATGTATCTGATAAATGTTATTTCCCAGGTGCAGGTTATAttgataatcttttaaaattatatccaaatcaagatttaacaattaattcaattgaatttaaaacacctttaatattatcagaTGATAATGGTCAATTTTTACAAACAAATGTTTATCAAACTGGTAAAAGTGATTATAGAgctcaatttcattttaaagataatagAACAAATGTATGGGTTCAAACATGTACTgctaattttcaattatataataatggtaaagttgataaattaaatttagaagaaattaaatcaacaaaatgtaatttatcatcaatacCATGGGATAAATTTTATccacatataaaaaatagaacTGGTTTAAACTATAAAgacaaatttcaaaatacaATTGAATGCTATCTTGGTGATAATTGTTCATTAACTGAAATATCATTAGAATTACCAGAAAACTTTCATGATCaagaatcattttttaatacaccaattttagatatttGCTTCCATGgttcaattgttttaattaagGATAATTGTAAACTTGTTTTGGATAAAATTGatggttttaaattatatacaTCAAACATTCCAAAAAATAGATTTGATCATTTAAGTATTTTTGTATATACAACTATgaaatcaacaaaatcaaattcataCAATTCAACATACACAGTAATGTTAGAAGATGGTACTGTTATACTTGaagttgaaaatttaatatgtACATCATTAACACCAGTTAAAGatccattattaattgaaattccaACTGATATGTATTATACTCCATATCTTCAATCAAAAGATTCACAAATTCAATCACCAttagaatttaaatcaatttatcaAAACAATCAAGATAATGATAGCTTATTAATTCCAAATGTTGTTTTAGAAACAATTAaaccattaattaatgaGCAAATGGAATTTAGAATTTTAGaatttggtggtaataatttatcaaattcaactttattattgaattcaatcaattcattACTTGAAGAAAATCCACATTATgaaattgatattgaatATACATGGagtgataataattcatcaattttaaaagatgcTAAATTAGAATTATCAAAAGTAGATAAAGGTTATTTAAGTATTCTTTATCGTTCATTAGGTTTAGATGttgataattcattattagaaaaacaaaaattaaatccatcatattatgatttaattattgtttcaaatatttcaaatttaacaaaagatattaaatattcattaaatcaaatttatcaaattttaacaccaaatggtaatttaataataaatgaacaacaaccaaacaatgaaaataatgaaaataatgaagattCATTGAAAAACTTATTGGttaattgtaatttcaaTTCTGATATAATGATGAAATCTTCAAGTGTATCTGATAgtgatattaaatcaattattattcaagCTCAAAAaccatcattaaaattacaacCAAAAACAATAAACACTTTTGATCAAGTCATTTTATATTGTAATCAAGATGAACAattccaacaacaacaacaattaattaataaatttgaaagtcattataataataattgtaaaataataaaagtatcaacaattgaagaattttataaattatcaacaacaattacaaataattcaatcatttattttataaaatcaattgaacaaTTAACATTGGAAAACTTTAAATCAATAACATTTGAATATGTtcaaattaatcaaaaattatatgaatttaaatcaaaatgtaCTCACGTTTTAATTACATATGATTCTCAATCAAGTaattatttatcatcatcaattttagGTGCAGCAAGATACTTTGATGAAATTCCAactttacaattatttacatttgattttgataaagattcattaattaatttagacATTTCGGTTATAGATCATTTGATAGATCCAAAACAAAATACATTGATTgaattctttattaaaaaaaatggtaaagtttattttgaaagatttaaaaaaggtttaaagaaaaattcttttaaatcagAATCATATCATCAAATTACAAATGAAcaagaaattttaatttcaaaattagatgaaaatttagattatcaattaaaatcaaaagattcaattttaaaaccatATGATATTGAAGTAGAAATTAAAGCAACtggtttaaattataaagattATTTAGTATATAGtggtttaataaaattaaaaggtgATAGTGTTGATTTTGGTCTTGATTTTTCTGGTAGAGTTAGTCGTGTTGgaattaaatcatcaaaagaatttaaagttGGTGATGAAGTTTATGGTATTGGacaatcaacatcatcatctcatattattattgattcaatGCATGCATGTCATAAACCATCAAAGATTACACATGTTCAAGCAGCTTCAATTCCAGCAGTTTATGCAACTTCAATTCATTCTTTATATaatattggtaatttaaGAGAAGgagaatcaattttaattcattcagGATCTGGTGGTGTTGGATTATCAGCAttggaaatattaaaatcaaataatcatTCATCTCCAATATTTGTTACAGTTGGATCAgaagaaaagaaacaatATCTAATTAATACCTATGGTAATTTAATCACTGGAATTTATTCAACAAGAGAtacaaattatcaaaaacaaattaaaaacaaattaattgaattaggTTATGAAACTCATggtgttgatttaattattaatactttaTCAAGTGAATTTATGGATAGCAATTTCAAATGTTTAAATCCAGAAGGTAGAATTGTAGATTTAACAATTACTCATTTAAAtccaaatgaatttattgataataataaatttaaatataattttggttatcataatattgaattatattattGTGAAAAGCCAACAATTAAGAAACTATTACagtcaatttcaaaatcaattgaaaataatacattaaattatttaattccaattacagaattttcaaattcaaatattaaaaaagcaATTGAATACATTAATGAACGTAAACATGTTGgaaaaattgtaatttctCATGATACAGATATtactaataaattaattgaaaatcaacCTAAAATTGATTACTCTTTATTgaaatcaaattataaaattaaaaatcttgGTAAAAATGTATTGGTTACAGGTCAAACTGGTCTAATTTTAGATATTATAAATTGGATTATGAAATATAATTCAACTgttgaaaatataattattctttcaaaatcatcaatgAAATGGGAAAtggaatttttaattaacaacaataagacaaaaattaaattctattATAAAAGATGTGATATTGGTGGTGATtcagattcaattaataaaacatttgatAAATTGTTTACAGAAAatccaacaattacaaacaTTGATTCAATATTCCATTTTGCAGTTGTACAAATTACAAGAAAAGTAAAAGATATTGATatgaaatcattaaatatttcacATGATGCAAAAACAATTGGTGCAATTAATTTAcataatcaatcaattaaaagagaTTGGAAATTAAGTAATTTCATATTAGCATCTTCAATTCTTTCAAAAGTTGGTTCATTAGATCAATGTGGATATGTTTCAGCATGTTGTGTACTTGactcattttcaaaatatcgTTTATCTATTGGATTACCtgcattatcaattaatattggtGCTATGGGTGGAAGTGGAATGGTTGCAAGAAGTGAACTTGTTGAAACTGTACTTAATGGTCAAGGTTATAATTTAACCTCAACAAACCAACTATTAGGtacaattgatttattaattcaaaatccTGGTCaagaatcaaataatttaatggttggtaattttaatttcccagtttttaataatttcaaacaaAAGATTCAtcaaaaatttgattttatttttaatgctCTTGATTCAAACTCTGAAAATGGTGATGGTAGTAATAtcaaaaattcaacaaatattaaagataaatttttaaacaaagTATCAGAATttctttcaattgattcatctaaaattaataatgatattaaattaatgaattatgGTGCTGATTCATTAATTACtgttcaattaaagaattggGTTGATAAAGAATGGTctccaaatttaattacaattcatcaaattcaatcaaattcaattggtaTGGTTTGtcaaattataaatgataattttgaaaaaaaaaaataa